The following are encoded in a window of Plasmodium cynomolgi strain B DNA, chromosome 4, whole genome shotgun sequence genomic DNA:
- a CDS encoding 26S proteasome regulatory subunit (putative) yields the protein MINHIYELVNIIVPYCFNHNTEYEAIDLLIEVDKINDIHLYVDEKSCERSILYLLNITHYSSSTEEYYKLMEVILHILKKHKKHVEYLKILLRLNRRDKIKDLLFECGDMIMCKQMALICSRHSIHLEFTQEEMIRYPHLDLNKLASLSSGEHLSSIFLKLAKDLDVEEPKLPEDIYKTHLEEKRNTNVWDSAKQNLSSSFVNAFVNAAFCKDKLMTVNSSLWIFKNKDYGLMSATASMGLLLMWNIDEGLSQIDKFQYSSDQYVKAGSLMAFGLACTNVKSECDPAFALLSEHIDAENTMERIGAILGFGYAYAGSGKENLLDVLIPPLVDNGCIIECSVFAAVSLGLVFVGSQNREIAEYIIDTVMEREKVSNSLDQPIAKLYAVALGLLFLCSREKCEATLSALEVIKHPIAKYMITTVEGMAFAGSNDVLKVQKMLQVLVEKRNDKKVNVDTFTKPGDPHHPPPHGGNSVDGKTTPQGVEPKGPVLDGKRANTLGSKNAKAGSADGKGNANAGNGAGGNNPQVEDNLDQCVAILNIALIALTDDISSEMTTRIIDHFLQYSNLNQKKAVPLALALLFTSFPKPNIVDILSKLTHDQDADVALHAIMSLGFVGAGTNNSRIAILLRQLSTFYCKDTNATFVVRLSQGLLYMGKGLLTINPLHSSRSIINHVALGSLLVTIHACLQLKTTILGKYHYLLYHLVPCIYPRMLVTVNEDLEPLPISVRVGQAVDVVGQAGKPKTITGFQTHVTPVLLLHTDRAEIATEEYIPINDTLEGIVILKKDPNYVPPAIN from the exons ATGATTAACCACATTTACGAACTAGTCAACATCATCGTGCCGTACTGCTTTAATCACAACACAGAATACGAAGCGATCGACTTGCTGATCGAAGTagataaaattaatgacaTTCATTTATACGTGGATGAAAAGTCTTGTGAAAGGTCCATCCTGTATCTACTCAACATAACTCATTACAGTTCCTCCACAGAGGAATATTACAAATTGATGGAAGtcattttacatatattgaAGAAGCACAAGAAGCATGTAGAATAtctaaaaatattattgaGACTAAATAGGAGAGATAAGATTAAGGACCTCCTTTTTGAATGTGGTGATATGATAATGTGCAAACAGATGGCTTTAATTTGTTCTAGACATTCTATCCATTTGGAGTTCACCCAGGAAGAAATGATTCGATATCCTCACTTGGATCTGAACAAGCTAGCTAGTCTTTCTTCAGGGGAACATTTATcttctatatttttgaagCTAGCCAAAGACTTAGATGTAGAAGAACCCAAATTGCCAGAAGATATTTACAAAACACAtctagaagaaaaaagaaatacaaatGTGTGGGATTctgcaaaacaaaatttatcgTCCTCCTTTGTTAACGCATTTGTCAATGCTGCCTTCTGTAAGGATAAACTAATGACAGTTAATTCATCACTCTGGATTTTTAAGAATAAAGATTATGGATTGATGAGTGCAACTGCATCTATGGGATTACTTCTCATGTGGAATATAGATGAAGGGTTGTCCCAAATTGACAAATTTCAGTACAGCAGCGATCAGTATGTGAAGGCAGGTTCTTTGATGGCCTTCGGGTTAGCTTGTACCAATGTGAAAAGCGAATGTGATCCTGCTTTTGCATTGTTATCTGAACACATAGATGCAGAAAATACCATGGAAAGAATAGGAGCCATATTAGGCTTTGGATATGCATATGCTGGGTCAGGGAAGGAAAACCTCCTAGATGTACTCATCCCACCTTTGGTAGATAATGGATGCATCATCGAGTGCAGCGTATTCGCAGCCGTCTCGTTAGGACTTGTCTTTGTCGGTTCACAAAATAGAGAAATTGCAGAATACATCATTGACACTGTTATGGAGAGAGAAAAGGTCAGTAACTCCCTCGACCAACCTATCGCCAAATTATATGCAGTCGCCTTAGGTCTTCTCTTCCTCTGTTCaagagaaaaatgtgaagctACTCTATCCGCCTTAGAAGTCATTAAACACCCAATcgcaaaatatatgataacgACTGTAGAAGGTATGGCCTTTGCTGGTTCCAATGACGTTTTGAAGGtccaaaaaatgttacaagTTTTggtagaaaaaagaaatgataaGAAGGTTAATGTGGATACGTTTACCAAACCAGGTGATCctcatcatcctcctccCCATGGTGGTAATTCTGTTGATGGGAAAACTACTCCCCAGGGTGTGGAACCGAAAGGTCCTGTTTTGGATGGCAAGCGGGCCAATACCTTAGGTAGTAAGAACGCTAAGGCTGGATCAGCTGACGGGAAAGGTAATGCCAACGCAGGAAATGGTGCAGGAGGGAATAACCCCCAGGTGGAGGATAATCTAGACCAGTGTGTAGCTATCCTCAACATTGCCCTCATAGCCTTGACGGATGATATCAGTTCCGAAATGACGACCAGAATTATCGATCACTTTTTACAGTACTCAAACTTGAACCAAAAGAAAGCAGTCCCTTTAGCTCTAGCCTTACTATTTACGTCCTTCCCAAAGCCGAACATAGTGGATATCCTCTCCAAACTGACTCATGACCAGGACGCAGATGTGGCTTTGCATGCGATTATGTCCTTAGGCTTTGTTGGTGCCGGGACGAACAACTCACGAATAGCTATACTACTCAGACAACTGTCAACCTTTTATTGCAAAGATACTAATGCCACCTTTGTTGTTAGATTGTCTCAAGGCCTCCTCTACATGGGCAAAGGGCTACTAACTATCAACCCCCTGCATTCGAGTCGATCTATCATCAACCACGTAGCGCTGGGATCCTTGCTCGTCACCATCCACGCGTGTCTCCAACTGAAGACCACCATATTGGGCAAGTACCACTACTTGCTGTACCACCTCGTGCCTTGCATTTACCCGCGCATGCTCGTCACCGTGAACGAGGACTTGGAGCCCCTTCCCATCTCGGTGCGCGTAGGCCAG GCCGTCGACGTCGTCGGACAAGCCGGGAAGCCCAAAACAATCACAGGGTTCCAGACCCACGTGACGCCCGTCCTGCTCCTGCACACGGACCGGGCGGAGATAGCCACGGAGGAGT ACATCCCCATCAACGACACGCTCGAAGGAATCGTCATTCTGAAGAAGGACCCCAACTACGTGCCGCCAGCGATCAACTGA
- a CDS encoding hypothetical protein (putative), which translates to MNEILNSNGIIICKNIPVDKNRFEITEIFSKYGPLLGEGIHFGKKNSNMFYVKFVYFKDAIKAYESLKDNKTGEYDFRLSFSKNDEIKYRAVKGNKKAVEELKYIYKNNEQIKVNDDMTNDILNEINEQNTELLKKKKKEKEMEKKKDKSFILNLLTKIEEPQESEQSARLKADLKNYLSLNCLCVYNFDENNKHDNYLTPTFPK; encoded by the exons ATGAATGAAATTCTGAACAGCAATGGAATTATCATCTGTAAAAATATCCCCGTCGATAAAAACAGATTTGAAATAACCGAAATATTTAGCAAAT ATGGGCCGCTCCTCGGTGAAGGCATccactttggaaaaaaaaacagcaacaTGTTTTAcgtaaaatttgtttacttCAAGGATGCTATAAAGGCGTACGAG AGCTTGAAGGATAACAAGACAGGCGAATACGACTTCAGGCTCTCGTTCAGCAAAAACGATGAGATAAAATATAGGGCGGTGAAAG GCAACAAGAAGGCCGTCGAGGAGCTCAagtatatttacaaaaacaacGAGCAAATAAAAGTAAACGATGATATGACTAACGACATCCTGAACGAAATAAACGAACAGAACACCGAGTTgctgaaaaagaagaagaaggaaaaagaaatggaaaaaaaaaaggacaagtCCTTTATTTTGAACCTCCTCACCAAAATTGAAGAGCCGCAGGAAAGCGAGCAAAGTGCCAG GCTAAAGGCAGatctaaaaaattacctCAGCTTGAATTGCCTCTGTGTGTACAACTTTGACGAAAACAACAAACatgataattatttaacGCCGACCTTTCCGAAGTGA
- a CDS encoding PH domain containing protein (putative) has product MEIVNEGWVFKQSKYLKRLRKRYMILTKNFICSFKSQYYQAEKPTEILYLNNFTELTSLEDLRKIKLVENELGLTNVHLFSIRYNNRKIMFATVDREEKHMWIKHISRQMIKPTVLLSE; this is encoded by the exons ATGGAAATAGTAAACGAAGGGTGGGTTTTTAAGCAGTCCAAGTATTTGAAGCGGTTGCGAAAGAGGTACATGATACTGACGAAGAATTTTATCTGCTCCTTTAAGTCGCAGTATTACCAGGCGGAGAAGCCCACCGAG ATCTTGTACCTAAATAATTTCACCGAGCTGACCTCCCTGGAGGATCTCCGGAAAATAAAGCTCGTGGAAAATGAGTTGGGCCTGACCAACGTGCACTTGTTTAGCATAAGATACAATAACAGGAAAATTATGTTTGCCACTGTGGacagggaggagaagcacatGTGGATAA AGCACATCAGCAGGCAAATGATCAAACCTACAGTTTTGCTCAGCGAGTGA
- a CDS encoding DNA repair endonuclease (putative) gives MGVKGLWSIVAPVGVRVNPEIFTGKRIAIDVSIWLYELTYANNLKVLRNGALDNMSIFNDLWMDFSENMNNDMRTDNLKKVHLYFFFLRICKLLYYNIRPIFIFDGTPPELKRKTIFQRNIKRRNHEEKFKKTAEKIIYNYYQRSLLKSMKNKRSTSKKKNQNEEGGISQGRSSSSVGLNTNVESNPAPSSSPQPNHTYELIEIYDSIKENDASLGSMVEHIGNVPVSVKDVLNICNDEDLKKIQNKVLMISDLEVQAGGMSGEIKGKELTSDRKETAERDNRGVDSAVEEGRTNDEDEYAASLGGEYPAEGEHLNHMDNKIDEEIVRKKHMARKKYYESIPKNFKGFLCMRRPVDIIDISNYSSDILEFTRKLGEGGEADEAVGVDDVDEAGEVDDVDEAVEQGTPEKDPTKGYTRLEGEVETPLAVGGRKKGSVEKRAGPDKAHLLPSDGDTPEKEDPDEEKPHEEDPDEEKPHEEDPDEEKSHEEEPHEEKPHEEEPHEDKPSREKPSREEINVLELPSTLDRGELFREGKDEYKVYYVNNEEIKIPLFKELNKDVFEKLPIKLQYQILQDIKEEWYVDNRVKAIKAKDDMDIFSQVQLETYVRMIKTDFEIEKLKIKMAENIQNTEGELIINKELSKQLDSLSIRDYNDGKNDQYQELYVKGEEDEEGGLLTNAHLGGERLVEGEEEGSVRHDQRTCIEAYGQVELARRRGVTRPKREQRGGDNDSDNDPGNDPENEKKAVVKMENEFKKNLLLDDEELFGEDLLREVEEEGRQVEGKKAEDEQAEGHPLQGRTPPEGETQPEAKQADAGEQITLLRQADIHENGDSAPSVHSSGDDFENCSVDEKEQREEDVEGQIGEDVGGLQIAQDMIDLTSRDEQTEMPIQIYDEEEMCEASNEPHIGGEKEARDEVTLILREAPPGGERAQVESPPLHDKVHSLIVNSSSGEDSAEGEAPPEGESSAYGDPFSSEMPPSTSIELAAETEYSSAPQPISGDEQKICEAMKKVKEKVRRFISKDEISKLLLNKVDLGTVGKESYLENLLNNKVLLDRFGVGGEARDEARDEARDETRDEARDETRDEARDETRDEARGDTRGGGMPCKEALDGGVLTGELLNGEAPPDDREQLRDSRVLDAYLDKTNKENEQLLNEYKKLKKNNIEINEEINEDIKILLNMFGIPYVQSPCEAEAQCSYLNCKNYCDAIISDDSDVLVFNGKTVIKNFFNRKKTVEVYERKHIEDKLGLYQDELINLSLLCGCDYTIGVHGVGIVNALEIIKAFPTFDDLKKLKEIVSNPFRDLSKDDKYFHNEEVHNEEVKNFLKSHKNYKFNWIFPKNFPDREVYKCFKYPKVCTDIQKFQWHFPNLSHITKFLHKATNIAEEKIFNVLNPILQKYDVKVRSYQLKIDDFFPIIERKRKSVDDLIDIIRDTQKGKRRDSNSAKRGKGGKGGKGSIGGSPPLGRDITSLIDFNPAGVIRSKRMTTALDHIKGRGRSRKRGTPGETRR, from the exons ATGGGCGTGAAGGGACTGTGGTCGATTGTGGCCCCCGTGGGGGTGAGGGTGAACCCGGAGATCTTCACAGGGAAGCGAATCGCCATCGATGTGAGCATTTGGCTATACGAACTGACATACGCAAATAATCTTAAGGTGTTACGAAATGGAGCCCTGGACAATATGAGCATCTTTAACGACCTGTGGATGGATTTTTctgaaaatatgaacaacgACATGAGGACAGACAATCTGAAGAAGGTACACCtctactttttcttcctccgtaTATGTAAACTACTCTACTACAACATAAGAcccattttcatatttgacGGAACACCCCCCgaattgaaaagaaaaaccatTTTCCAAAGAAATATTAAGAGAAGAAACCATGAGGAAAAGTTCAAAAAAACTGccgaaaaaattatttacaattaTTATCAAAGGTCTCTCTTAAAATcgatgaaaaataaaaggagtacttcaaaaaagaagaatcaaaatgaagaagggggTATCTCTCAAGGGAGGTCATCCTCATCTGTTGGATTAAACACCAATGTGGAGAGTAACcctgctccttcttcttcaccacaACCGAATCATACATATGAACTGATCGAAATATATGATAGcattaaagaaaatgatgCCTCTCTTGGGAGCATGGTAGAGCACATAGGTAACGTACCTGTTAGCGTGAAGGATGTTTTAAACATATGTAACGATGAAGATTTGAAGAAGATACAGAACAAGGTTCTTATGATTAGCGATTTAGAGGTACAAGCTGGGGGGATGAGTGGAGAGATAAAAGGGAAGGAGTTGACAAGTGATCGAAAGGAGACAGCAGAAAGGGACAACAGAGGGGTGGACAGTGCTGTAGAGGAGGGAAGGACCAACGACGAGGATGAATATGCAGCCAGCCTGGGAGGAGAATACCCAGCAGAGGGTGAACACCTAAATCATATGGACAACAAAATTGACGAAGAAATTGTGAGGAAGAAACACATGGCTAGGAAGAAGTACTACGAGAGCATCCCCAAGAATTTCAAAGGGTTCTTATGCATGCGTCGACCGGTCGATATTATCGACATAAGCAACTACAGTTCGGACATTTTGGAGTTCACGCGCAagttgggggaggggggtgaAGCGGATGAAGCGGTTGGAGTGGATGATGTGGATGAAGCTGGTGAAGTGGATGATGTGGACGAAGCGGTCGAGCAGGGCACACCGGAGAAGGACCCCACAAAGGGTTATACCCGCCTCGAGGGGGAGGTCGAAACGCCGTTAGCGGTGGGAGGTAGGAAGAAGGGTAGCGTGGAGAAGAGGGCAGGACCGGACAAGGCACACCTTCTCCCCAGCGATGGGGACACCCCGGAAAAGGAAGACCCCGATGAGGAGAAGCCCCACGAGGAGGACCCCGATGAGGAGAAGCCCCACGAGGAGGACCCCGATGAGGAGAAGTCCCACGAGGAGGAGCCCCACGAGGAGAAGCCCCACGAGGAGGAGCCCCATGAGGATAAGCCCAGCCGGGAGAAGCCCAGCCGGGAAGAGATCAACGTCCTGGAGCTGCCCTCCACCCTTGACCGGGGCGAGCTATTCCGCGAGGGGAAAGACGAATACAAAGTATACTACGTAAACAacgaggaaataaaaatcccACTATTCAAGGAATTAAACAAGGATGTGTTTGAAAAGCTACCAATAAAATTGCAGTACCAAATTTTGCAAGACATTAAGGAGGAGTGGTATGTGGACAATAGGGTAAAGGCCATAAAGGCCAAAGATGACATGGATATATTTTCGCAAGTACAGTTGGAGACCTACGTGAGGATGATTAAGACAGACTTTGAAATTGAGAAACTGAAAATAAAGATGGCAGAAAATATACAGAACACGGAGGGAGAACTTATCATTAATAAAGAATTGTCAAAACAGTTGGACAGTCTAAGCATTAGGGATTACAACGAT gggaaaaatgacCAGTACCAGGAGCTGTACGttaagggggaggaagacgaggagGGGGGACTCCTGACGAATGCCCATTTGGGAGGAGAGAGGCTCGtagagggggaagaagaaggtaGTGTGCGCCACGACCAGCGCACCTGTATAGAGGCCTATGGGCAAGTAGAACTGGCCAGAAGGAGGGGCGTAACTAGGCCCAAAAGGGAACAGCGCGGGGGGGACAACGATTCGGATAACGATCCGGGGAACGATCCGGAGAACGAGAAAAAGGCGGtggtcaaaatggaaaacgaaTTTAAGAAGAACCTGCTGCTCGATGATGAGGAGCTTTTCGGGGAAGACCTCCTTCGAGAGGTGGAGGAAGAGGGGCGGCAAGttgaggggaagaaggcaGAGGACGAGCAAGCGGAGGGGCATCCCCTCCAGGGAAGAACCCCCCCCGAGGGGGAAACGCAACCTGAGGCGAAACAGGCAGATGCAGGGGAGCAGATCACCCTGTTGAGACAGGCTGATATCCACGAGAATGGGGACTCTGCCCCAAGCGTTCACAGCAGTGGAGATGACTTCGAAAATTGCAGTGTTGACGAGAAGGAGCAGAGGGAGGAAGACGTGGAGGGGCAAATAGGGGAAGACGTGGGGGGGCTACAAATCGCGCAGGACATGATTGACCTAACCAGCAGGGATGAACAGACGGAGATGCCAATCCAAATttatgatgaagaagaaatgtgTGAGGCATCCAATGAGCCACACATCGGTGGTGAGAAGGAAGCACGTGATGAAGTGACGCTCATTCTGAGGGAAGCTCCCCCAGGAGGGGAAAGGGCACAGGTTGAGTCCCCGCCCCTGCATGATAAGGTACACAGTTTAATAGTTAATTCCTCGAGTGGGGAGGACTCTGCGGAAGGGGAAGCCCCTCCCGAGGGGGAATCCTCCGCCTATGGGGACCCCTTCTCTTCAGAGATGCCCCCGTCGACCTCCATCGAGTTGGCGGCTGAAACGGAGTACTCGAGTGCGCCTCAGCCCATCAGTGGGGACGAGCAGAAAATCTGCGAGGCGatgaaaaaggtgaaggaaAAGGTAAGGCGATTTATTAGCAAAGACGAAATAAGCAAGCTGCTTCTGAACAAGGTGGATCTGGGCACGGTGGGGAAGGAGAGTTACTTAGAGAACCTACTGAACAATAAGGTGTTGCTGGACAGGTTTGGCGTGGGAGGGGAGGCTCGCGATGAGGCCCGCGATGAGGCCCGCGATGAGACCCGCGATGAGGCCCGCGATGAGACCCGCGATGAGGCCCGCGATGAGACCCGCGATGAGGCACGCGGTGACACCCGCGGTGGAGGAATGCCGTGTAAGGAAGCCCTAGATGGGGGAGTCCTCACCGGCGAACTCCTAAATGGAGAAGCCCCCCCGGATGACCGCGAACAGCTGCGAGATAGCCGCGTGCTGGACGCCTACCTGGACAAAACGAACAAAGAGAATGAGCAGCTACTGAATGAGTataaaaagttgaaaaaaaacaatatcgaaataaatgaagaaattaatgaagacataaaaattttattgaaCATGTTTGGGATACCTTATGTACAATCCCCATGCGAAGCAGAAGCACAGTGTTCCTATCtgaattgcaaaaattattgtGACGCTATCATAAGTGACGATTCCGATGTACTTGTATTTAATGGCAAAAcagtaattaaaaattttttcaacagaaaaaaaacggtagAGGTATATGAAAGGAAGCATATAGAGGATAAATTGGGTCTATACCAAGACGAACTGATTAACTTGTCATTGCTATGCGGATGTGATTATACGATTGGAGTTCACGGAGTAGGAATAGTAAACGCTTTGGAAATTATTAAAGCTTTTCCTACCTTTGACGATTTGAAAAAACTGAAGGAGATCGTATCGAATCCCTTTAGAGACCTCAGCAAGGATgacaaatattttcacaaCGAGGAAGTTCACAATGAGGAAGTAAAGAATTTTCTGAAAagtcataaaaattataaatttaattggatctttccaaaaaattttccagaTAGGGAAGTATACAAATGCTTCAAATACCCCAAGGTATGTACAGAcatacaaaaatttcaatGGCATTTTCCAAACCTCAGTCATATTACcaaatttttacacaaagCGACTAATATtgcggaagaaaaaatttttaatgtacTTAATCCCATTTTGCAGAAGTATGATGTTAAGGTCAGAAGTTATCAACTCAAAattgatgatttttttcccatcattgagaggaaaagaaagagcGTTGATGATTTGATTGACATTATTCGGGATACtcagaaggggaaaagaagggACAGCAACAGTGCTAAGAGaggcaaaggggggaagggcgGTAAGGGAAGTATTGGAGGTAGTCCCCCATTGGGTAGAGACATCACTTCTCTCATTGACTTCAACCCTGCGGGGGTCATTCGGTCCAAGCGCATGACCACGGCACTGGACCACATAAAGGGCCGCGGACGCTCCCGCAAAAGGGGCACCCCGGGAGAGACGCGGCGTTAA